CAGATATCCTGACGGTAAACTAATACTTGTTGGTAATTGTAGTATTTTCAATTCTCAATTTCTAGAATATGAAAACAATTATTTAATTGATCTATATGGAGGCAATTTAACTATTGAAAATAATACTTTTGATCGCCCATATATTATTACTCTTACCGAGGATTATGGCACCTATCCTAATTGTAAAAATTTCCGTTCACATTCCACTCTTACTTTTTTAAATGGTGAGGATAGTGTTAATGTTACTTGTGGTGATGTTATTAATCTTAATGCTTCTTTAGTTGATGATTCAGGTAATATTCTTAGTCTTTATAAATTGAGATTCACTCTTTTCGAAAAAAACCTTGCATATACTAAGGGAGTTTATAATATGGAAGTTACTGTTCCTGATGTGCCTGGTGAATACTACCTTGATGTTAATGATGAAATGTTTACCAAATACCTAGGCAACTGCACTGTAAAAATTCCTACTTTTATTGTTAAAGAAGCCCCTACATTCACATTCGAAGATAAAAACAATAGCATTTATGGTGAAGAAGTTATTATTAACATAGATTCACCAGACATTGAAAATGGAAAATTAACTTTCACTTTTAACAATACAAAAATCATTAAAAATTTCACCAACAATCACTGCAGCATTAATCTAGGAGTATTACCTGCCGGAAAATACACCATTAACGCTTACTATGCAGGTGATGAAACATTCGGCGCAAAATCATACTCAAAAACATACGAAGTAAACAAAGCAGAATCAACAATTACATTAACCAAAAATAAAGTTAATGCCATCAAAGAAAACGGTGAAGTTGGATTCTACTTCAGCCTAACTGAAATTGACAATGAAAACACAATAGGAATTATTTTACCAAACAATGCAACCGGCAAATTAACATTTAAAATAAACAACAATACCAAAATCATAGATATCAATAAAAGAAAAGTACTATTAGGCACTTTAGACAATGGCAATTACACCATTACCGTTAAATATAATGGTGATAATAATTACAATGAAAGCGAAGAGTATAATTTTACCCTAATCAACAATAAACCAAATGTTAATTTAACCCTAAATTACAATAATATAAGTTATACAAATCCATTTAACATCAATGTAACTTTAAACCAAAACGTGGTTAAAAACACCATCCTGTTTGAAGTTAGGGATTTAGAAGGTAATCTTATTAACTCCACCACCGGAATTATTAACAATAAAATCGCCAGCGCCACTTTCACTGGTTTAAACGCTGGAGAGTATAATATTGTTGCTATTTATGAAGGTGATGAAACTTATTGCAATTCCATTGTAAGTCAAAGATTTAAAGTTGATAAAATCGATTTAGAATCATTTACTTTAAAAACAGAAAAAACAATTAGTATTTATGATAACATTAAAGTGGAAGCTTTAATCCCAGTAAATGTAACAGGCACTGTAACTTTCAGATTAAATGGTTATTATGAAATAACTGCTGATCTTTCCAATAATCACGCTGAAGCCATTTTCAACAGTTTAAGTGAAGGCAACTACACAATATATGCAATCTTCAACGGTGATAACAATTATAACCCCCACGAAGAGAACATTAACATTAGCGTTGTTAAAGCTGATGTTAATTTAAATATATCTGTTGATGATGTCGATTGGGGAAACGACCTAGTAGTAGTCGTTAAAACTGATCCTAGATTCACAGGCAATGCAAGTATTAAATTAGATGATTTGGAAAAAATAGTTGAAATCACAGAAGGCATAGGTAATGCTACATTCACTAATCTTAAAGCAGGCACTTATACTATTGTTGTCAGGATTAATGAAACTGAATTTTTCAACTCCACACAAAAAAACACAACTGCAACCGTTAATAAAGTGAATTCCACTTTAACCCTAGATGATGAAATTACATTTAACTACGGAGAAACTGGCCTAACCACAGTAGAATATACCGGTGCAACAAACATTACAGCAGAAGTGACAGAACACCCTGAAGCAACAATTAGCATTGAAAACAATAAAATCATTATTTCCAATCTAAACGCAGGAAAATACACATTAAAAGTCACAACAATACCTGATGAAAACCACACCAGTATAGATAAAACAACACAAATCACCGTCAATAAATTGGATTCCAATTTAACCCTAGGTGATGAAATTATCTTTAACTACGGAGAAACTGGCCTAACCACCGTAGAATATACCGGTGCAACAAACATTACAGCAGAAGTAACAGACCACCCTGAAGCAACAATTAGCATTGAAAACAATAAAATCATTATTTCCAATCTAAACACAGGAAAATACACATTAAAAGTCACAACAATACCTGATGAAAACCACAATAGCATATATGGAACAATCAACATTACAGTAAATAAAGTAAACGCCATTCTTGATATTAGAAATGAAATCATATACAATTACGGAGGCGTTGGTTACTGTGATATCTACTCTAGTGGCGTTGATGATTTAATCTTAAGTATTGTTGATCATCCAGAAGCAATAATCAAAATTAACGAGAACGGCATTGTTAACCTTACCGGTTTAAATGCTGGATCATATATTTTAGAAGTTGTTGCTGTTCCCGACAACAATCATAATCAGGTTACCGGCAAAACTAATGTTACCGTTAATAAAATTGACTCCAAACTCACCATTCCAAATATAATATTCAATTATGGTGAATCAGGTAATGTCACCGCCAATGTTTCAAATGCCACAGGCCTTAGCAATGTTAGTGTCATAGGACATCCTGAAGCAGACATTAAAATTAATGGTTTCAAAATAATCGTTTCAGGTTTGAACATAGGCACCTATACTTTAACAGCCACTACAATTGTAGACAATAATTATAACCCAGTTACAGTTAACACTAACATCGTGGTTAACAAACTACCTACAGTAATTAGTGTAAATAATGTTAATACAGTTTACGACAGTTCCGGCAAGATCATCGTCACCTTAAAAGATATTAACGGCAATACCTTATCCGGCGAAAGTGTAACTGTTAAAGTAGGCAGTATTTCTAAAACTTTAATTACTAATGCTAAAGGTCAAGTTAGTGTTAATGTTGCAAGTTTAGTTCCTAAAAATTACATTGCAAGTATTATTTTTGCAGGTAATGATAAATTAAACATGTCTTCAAATACCGCAAAAGTAACCATCAATAAAGCAACCCCTAAACTAACAACAAAAACTTTAAAGACAAAAACTAAAACAAAAATAAAAAAAGTTACCATAACTTTAAAAAACAACGGCAAAAGTCTTAAAAAAGTCAAAGTTACTTTAAAAATCAAAGGTAAACTTTATAAAGCAAAAACCAATAATAAAGGTGTTGCTAAATTTAAAGTAACCAAATTAAACAAAAAAGGAACATACAAAGGCACTGTTAAATTCACAGGCAATACCTACTTCAAAGCTGTAAGTAAAAAAGTAAAAATTATTGTAAAAAAATAGAAAAAACAAACACTTTCTATTTTTTTCTATTTATTTTTTAAAAAAAACACACACAAAAGGGATTGAAACACTAATATTTACCCAATACTTCATAACATATTCTTATTTTATTATAAAACCAAAATTCCAACCAGACATACAAAAAAAAATCCAACCAACAACTTTTAAAATTACACCAAAACACAATTACCAAAAACAATCCTTAACTTAACTATCATAAAGTCTTCTAAAAATAACCAAACAAAATAAACATCAAAATATAAATAAAAACAACCCTTTTCCCAACTAACCCAACAGAATCCAAATATAAACAAAAAGAAACCTTTTAGAAACCCTCTTCTAAAAAACTTGTATGCTGTAAATGTTATATGATACATCTTTGAGTTTTGTTTCTTTATTCTGTAGTCTTGTATTTCCATGTTAAAATTAAAAATAAAGAATTTATATGACTTATTAGACAACAACTAAATAGATTCGATGTTACCATAAATTTTGATATGGTTTCTACAAGGTTCAAAAAGAAATAAAATTAATTGCCTACAGCATGATCTTATTAAAATTTCTCTCAACATGCCATATATAATATTTAAATAATAAAATAGAATAGAAGAAACTATTATAAATTTAACACTTAAAATTAATTATAACAATGAAAATAAATTCCAGAATCTATTAATTGGTGAAGATTCAATGGTTTTGAAAAAAAAAAAAAAAAATAAAAAAAGAAATAGAGAAATTTAATCTCTAAATCTATTTACCTAAGTCTTCAAGAGCAGCACTGATTTGTGCCATGATTTGCTCGGTTTTGAAGTGTTGTTGGTTCATTGCACCAGATGGACAAGCACCTACACAAGTACCACATCCTTTACATAATGCGGAGTTAATTTGTGCAAATTCTTTACCACCTACACCGGTTGCGATAGCAATAGCACCGTATGGGCATAATTCAACACATACTTGACAAGCACCACAAATAGTTTCATCGTTAGATGCAATAATAGGTTCGATTTCCACTTCTCCTTGAGCCATTGGGATTGCTGCTCTGGATGCTGCAGCAGAACCTTGAGCTACGGAGTCAGGAATATCTTTAGGACCTTGAGCTACACCAGCAATGTAAACACCGTCTGTTAAAGTGTCAACAGGTCTAAGTTTAGGGTGAGCTTCCATATAGAATCCGTCTGCTGATTTGGAAACACCCAAAGTTTGTCTGAGATCGTCAGATCCTTCGGAGTGTTCGAGACCTACACTTAATACAACTAAATCGTAAGTGTATTCAGTTACCTTACCAAGTAAAGTATCTTCTGCTCTTATAGTTAAGGTTAAATCGTCATTTTCGATTATTTGTGCAGGTTTACCTCTGACAAATTCAATACCATATTTTTCTTGAGATGTTTTGTAGAACTCTTCGTAACCTTTACCGAATGCACGGATATCCATGTAGTAACAAGTTACTTCAGTATCAGGTTCGTGATCAATACATAATTGAGCGTTTTTCATGGAGTACATACAGCACACTCTTGAACAGTATGGTTTACCAATTTGTTCATCTCTGGAACCAACACAGTGGATAAATGCTACACGTTTAGGTTCAATACCATCGGAAGGTTTGATAACATGTCCTCCAGTAGGACCAGATGCATTAATCATTCTTTCAATTTCCATTGCAGTAATAACGTTGGAAAAACGTCCGTATCCGTATTGATAAATTCCAGAAGGATCAAATGGATCGTAACCGATAGCAGCAATAATAGTACCCACTTCTAATTCAATAGTAGATGCTTTTTGGTTGTGATCGATTGCTTCAGGTCCGCAAGCTTGCACACATAAATTACAGTCGATACAGTAATCTTTATCAATAGTTGCACATAATGGTACAGCTTGAGGGAATGGAATGTAAGCAGCTTTTACCATACCTACACCTTCATCGTAGTAGTTAGGTATTTCGATAGGGCAAGCTTCTACACAAGCTCCACATCCGGTACATAAATCTTCATTTACATATCTAGGTTTTTTCTCAACAGTTACTTTGAAGTTTCCGATGTATCCATCAACCTCTTTAACTTCTGCGTAAGAAATTAATTCGATGTTTTCATGTTTTGCACAGTCTACCATTTTAGGTGCTAAAATACACATTGAACAGTCAAGAGTAGGGAATGTTTTATCTAATTGTCCCATTCTTCCACCAATGGTTGGGTTTCTTTCTACCATATAGGTTTTGAATCCCATGTCACCTAAATCTAATGCAGTTTGAATACCGCACACTCCACCACCGATAACTAATGCTTTATTATCTACTGCAACTTTAGTAGCTTCTAATGGTTCGAGTAATCTAGCTTTAGCAACAGCCATACGAGTTAAATCTTTAGCTTTAGCAGTTGCCTCTTCAGGCTGACTCATGTGTACCCAAGAGTCTTGTTCTCTTAAGTTAGCAAATTCAAATAAGAATTTGTTTAATCCTGCTTCTTCTACACATCTACGGAAAGTAGGTTCGTGAAGACGAGGAGAACATGCTGCAACAACAATTCTGTTTAAGTTTTTCTCTTTGATGTCCTCTTGAATCATTGCTTGACCTGGGTCGGAACACATATATTTGTAGTCAGTTGCATATACTACGTCAGGTAAAGTTCTAGCGTATTCAGCAACATCAGGACAGTCGACTACTCCCCCAATGTTCACACCACAGTGACAGACGTAAACACCTATCCTTAATTCTTCATTATTATCTCTTTTTTCTTCTGCCATATTAATTCACCTTGTACAAGTCGTGAAAAATATCTAATATACATAAATTGCAATTTTTAAAAGCAGTTGTAAAAATTTTTACATATTATTAGATATACTAATGTAGTTAATACACATTTATAAAGCTTTCTATAAAAATCTTGGAGTAACCTTTATATATAATGAAAAAAAATAGGATTATTTAAATCTTTAAATCCAAAATTAAAGCTAAATTTAAATTATTAAGTAAAATAAAGAATATTCTTACTTTTTTAATAAAATAAAAAATTTAAGTTAAGATAAATTTTCCATTTTTTGCTAAATTAACATGATTATTATCGGAAGTGTAATCAAAGAGATTACAGTGTTGATCAATATGCAGTCTGAAGTTAATTCATAATCTAATTTATATGTTATTGCAAGCAACAAAGACATCATTCCAGATGGCATGGCCGCTTCAACAATAGAAACATTATACTGTAAGTCAACTAAAGAGATTTGAGAGGCAATAACAAATGCAACTAATGGGAAAAATGCCAATTTAATAACTGATGTGAAAGCAATCATTGATTTAGATCTAGAAATTGCTGAAAAATCAATTGATAAACCTAAAGCAATCATGATTAAAGGAATTGCCCCCTGACCTAAATAATTAGTAGTATTATCAATAACCGGCCCCAGAGAGATATTTAATAAATTAAATCCTAAACCTAAAATTACAGCCCAAAGAGGTGGAAAAAATGTTATTTTTTTAACAGCAGCCTTAACAGTTCCTCCAAATTTTAAGATTAAAACAAAAGACAGCATTAAAAATATAATTAAAGTAGCGATATCACAAAATATTGCTCTTAAAAAACCTTCCTGACCATAAATTCCTAAAGTAACAGGATAACCCATAAATGCAGTATTAGCTATCATTACAGTTACTAAAACACTCCATAATTTGATATCATCTAATTTTAATCGTTTTAAAATGAAATATGAAACTATTCCTGTGGCAAATGAAGATGCTAAAATAACAAATGGCAAAACACCTAATTTTGAAAGTGCAGATATATCGGCAGTATACAATGCATGAAATATCATGCAAGGCAATAAAATATACATTACCACTTTATTAAATGGATCAATGTCTTTTTCACTTAAAAAATCGATTCGTTTAAGGAAATATCCAAGACCAATCATTATAATGATTGATAAAATTGTTACTTCAATTGTATTCATAAATAAATATTAGTAAAAATAATATAAAAAGATTAAGAAAAAAGTTAAAAAATAAAATTAAAATTAACTAACGATACCTTCGCTAGTAATTTTAAATACACATTCCCCTTCAGGCAAATGAGGAGAATCCACTAAACGCGCAATTCTTTTTCCTGCCAATCCTTTTTTAAGCCATATTCTATAAGTAGATGCATGGCCTAAAACGTGTCCTCCAATAGCTTTGGTAGGACTTCCAAAAAAGGAATCAGGTTTAGCTTGAACTTGATTAGTTAAAAATATTGCAACATTGTAAGTATTTGCGATTTGTTGAAGAGAATGTAAATGTTGATTTAATTTCTGTTGTCTTACAGCTAAAGATTCCCTTCCAACATATTCTGCTCTAAAATGAGCCATTAATGAATCCACAATAACTAATTTAACATTAGCTCCACTTTGAATAAGTTCATTAATTTTATCAACCATTAATATTTGGTGTGCGGAGTTAAATGCACGGGCAACATGAATTCTGCTTAATACTTCTTCAGTATCCAATTCAAATCCTTCAGCAATTTGTCTAACTCTTTCTGGACGGAAAGTGTTTTCGGTATCGACAAATACACATTCCCCATCAAGTCCTCCAAGTTCTTCGGGCAACTGAACAGTTACTGCCAATTCATGTGAAATTTGACTTTTACCAGATCCAAATTCTCCGAATACTTCGGTGATGGATTGGGTTTCAATTCCCCCACCAATTAAATCATTGAATTCCTGGCTTCCAACAGTGATGTGTCCTACATCTTTTCTTCTTTCATCTACTTCTAATGCGGTTTCAAAAGTAATATTTTCAGCTCTGCGTGCTGCTTCAATAACTTTTTCTGCAACGCCTTCACCAATTTCTGCTTTTACTGATAATTCTTTTGGAGTAGCGGTAGCTAATCTCATCATATCAGCAAAACCTGCATCTTTTAATTTTTCTGCTGTTTTTTCACCAACACCTGGTAAATCACTTAATTCGACCATAATAATCACTCCTCATTTATTTAATAATATTTTTTCAAGAGTTTTTTAGGATTTAACCTATTTGTTTCAGCATATTCGTCAAAGCTAACATTAGCAATTATTTCAATTGTATATCCCACTAAATCTTCAAGTTTATCTTCGATTCCCAATCCATCTTCCATAAGGGAAACTACTTTCTCTTTATCCATTCCAATAAGTTCTTCAGCTAAATTATCAAAGAAAGTAGCTTGGATTTCACCAGTGTCGTCTTCAATTCTTGTAGGGATCATAAGAGTATAACTCGGTTCATCAAACACATGTCCACAGTTATCACATGAAAATTCATCGCCAGAATCTTCAACACTTGCACGGCAATTTGGACATTTTACAAGTATTGTTTTTTCACTGCTGACTTCTTTGATTTGAGCAGTGATATGGACATTAGTATCATCTTCTAATAATGATTCGATAGATTTAGGAACAAAAATAATTTCCATCAATTCTTCATAAGAAGGTAATTTTTCTAATTCAGATTCACTTGGCTCTAAAATAGTAGTGGCTCCAGATACATTAGCTTCTACACGATTATTTCTATCATTATATCTGAAACGAGGATTTTGCAATTTAATTGCTTGACCTAATTCAAATTCTTTGTTTGCATCATCATTCCATAGAACAACAACAACCGATCCGGTATCATCAGCAATTTCTATATTTTTAACCTGTCCTTCACCATCGTCTCTTTCAAAGGTGCGTACATCAAATATTTCTATTACTCTACCAATGATTATCTTATCCATTTCGTCTTCTTCGACTTCATCAATACTGATGTAGTCATAAAGTGTTTTTTCCAATGATTCTAATTTAGGGATGAACATGGAAGATGCTTCTTCTTCAGATAATCTGATGATTCTGGAACTTCCGCCGATGTTTAAATCTACATTATACATTCCAAGCCTAGTTCTTGCATTTTCAATCCTGTAAGCTTCACCTACCTCATAATCTCCTTGAGCTTTTACATCCCATAAAGATAATCTTACTTTGCCGGATTCATCAGCAAACATTGCTGAACGGACAATTCCTTTATCTCCACTATCTCTTTCAAATTCTCTAGGATCTTCAAGAGACAGGAATCTTCCAACAATATCAATTTCAATACCGTCATCATCCATTAGTTCTATTTCACCAATTTTGGTTGGGCGTAATTCATTTCTTAAATTGTCCAATTCATCAAATTCTTCAGCAGATAAATTTTCAGGATTGATTGTGATTTGAGTATTGAAATTAGTATTCATTGAGTATTGGCTTTGAGTGTATTCATCATAACGGACATCCCCACCAATGATTTTAACAATGTCTCCTTTGCTTATTGGTAAAGCTGTATCATCACCCCAAACTGTTACCCTTATTTCGCCGGTGGTGTCCCGGACATCGAAGTTCCTTAATTTTCCTTCAGTATTATCAGTTTTTCTTGTGAAAATTTTAACATCCTGAAGTCTTGAAACGATACCTTTAATTGAAACATCTTTTTTTTCTCTTAAATCCCCAATAGGACTGTATTCTATATTAATTTCCGGCACATCAAAGTCGCCTGTTATAATTCTGCCATCCCAGTGAGTTAAATTTATTTCAGATTCCCCATCTCTGTTTGCCCTTTCACGAGCCTGAGCTTGGAGAATTTTAATGGTATCTCCATCTTCAAGTTTTAAATCATCAATTAAGTCAACATTTTTATTCCATAATGTATAAGAGATTTGTCCTGAACTGTCTTGTAATTCAAGAGATGCAACTTTTCCTTCTTTTCCGTTTTTCTCATAGCTTCTTATGGTTGGAATTCTAACGATTCTTGCAATGATATTGACTTTCGTATCTGCTTGTATATCTGCAATGTTTGTAATTTCTTCTTCATATACTGGGAATTTAGAAGAATCCTCTTCTAATTTAACAACCGTTGATCTTGGTCTTAAATTTGCCTCAAGGCCTGAATATCCCTCTTTGATATCTACATTTTTAATTTGAATAATGTCTCCTTCTTTAACATGATCAAGTAATTTAATATTTTGAGTCCAAAAAACTGCTTTTAACTCACCGGTGCTGTCCTTTAACTCAACATTGCAAACTTTACCACTTTGACCTTTTCGGGTTTTAAATGATTTTTTGTTTGAAATTGAGATTATTCTACCTGCAACAGTGACATCCCTGCTTCCCTTCTCAAGTTTATCAATAGTATTAACATTAAATTCTGGTTTTTCAGAAATCATTTCATTTTTTTCATCTACTAGTTCGCCAACAACCATGTCGGCCAAACTAACATCTGTCATAAAGGGGTTATGACTTTCTTGCTGTCTAAAATGTTCCATTCTAGAAAAGAATTCATCTTGGGAAAGTTTATCGCTGACCTTATCATATCTTTCTTGAAGATCTTCTGTCATTACATTGGAAGATTCTTCTACTTTATTTTCAAATATTGATGTATCAACTCCGTTGTGATTTTGCACTACCATCTGTGCAGCTCCAAAATCATCAATGAAATCAATGCCGTTATTGTCAGCTTTTAAATTTTCCATTTCTTCTAAGAACTCTTCTTTAGAAAGTTTATCTTTAACTTTTTCGTATTCTTGTAAAATTTTTTCTTGCATACCAAACCCTCATAGAAAAGTTAATTATAATTTTATAATCATAGCGTATATAAAGTATTAGAGAGAGCATTTGAAAAGTATTCCCAATACAATTTTTTTAAAAAATTCAATATAAATATTGGTAAAGTGCACACATGTGCAAATTACACAACAATGCTAATATGCATTAGGATTTTTCTTTAATGCTGTTTTAATCATTATAGCCAGGTCTAAACCCATGTGCCAATTTTCCACATACTCAATGTCATATTCTATGCGCTTTTTGATGGAAGTATCTCCACGGCAACCATGAATCTGAGCCCAACCTGTCAGACCAGGTTTTACTTGGTGTTTGACCATGTATTTTGGAATTGTTTCTTTGAACTGCTCTACAAAATACGGCCTTTCAGGCCTTGGACCCACAACACTCATTTCACCTTTTAAAACATTGAAAAACTGAGGCAATTCGTCAATGCTGGTTTTTCTAATGATGTCTCCAACTTTTGTTTTTCTTGGATCGTCTCTTGTTGTCCATTCAGATTTTTCCTCACTTGGATCTTGCACTTTCATGCTGCGGAATTTATACATCATGAAAGTTTTACCATTATGCCCCATTCTCTCTTGTTTAAATATGACAGGTCCAGGAGAGGTAAGTTTAATCGCAACAGCTGTAATAATCATTATAGGTGATGTAATAATAATTGCTATTATGGAGATAACGTAGTCTGACATGAATTTTAAAAATTTATTAAAATCATCGTCAATGGGAACATAGCGAATGTTGATAATCGGAATATCCTCAATCATGTCAATAGATGGTTGAGCAGGGAAATATCTTATGTAATCCGGAATAATCTCTGCCTTAATTCCTACTTTTTCACAGCTCTCCACTAGTTCATTAATCTTATAATAATATTTTAAAGGAATAGCTAAAACAACCCTATCATAACTATTAGTTTCAAGTATATAGTCTAAGTCTTCAAATGTTCCAATAATCTGACTTCCTTCAATCTCCGCACCAACATGATCTGCCCTTCCCAAGAATCCGCTAATAACAAATCCCAAATATGAATTGTTCCTGATTTTTCTTGCAAATGAAAATGCTAAATCATTATCTCCCACAATCAGGATATGTTTTAAATTACGATGATGAACTCTTAAATTCTTTAAAATACTCCTAATGATGAATCTTTCAATGATTCCAAAGAATGTTGCTATAATCGCCAGTAAAAATAGCATTATTCTTGAAAAATCAGGTTGGTGTATAATAAACAGTATGGAAACCAAAGTGATGAATGCTAAGATATTAACTTTAATAAGTTTAGTGGCTTCTGAGAAAATATTTTTATAAGTTCTGCGAGGTTTATATAACCCAAATGCAAAGTATAAAATCAGATAAACCGGAATAATAGCCAACAATAAAAATAAAGCGTAGCTATAAAAGCCCAAATGACCTCCAATCGGGCCGAATAAAGTAGTTTTAAACCTTAACCAAAGTGAACACACAAGCGATATGGATATCACTAAAACATCAATAAAAACCAATATTACGTTTAATATTCTTTGATTCTCCTTTATCATAATAACTACCAAAAAAACTAGTTTCCAATAATATATATGTAAGAACCATTAATTAACCTTTCTTTTTAAACAAATTTAGAAAAAGTTTTAAACAGCATAAAAAGGCAATTCCCAAATAAACAATCCAATTAATCATGAAAAATGATTCATTAGCATGGTGTTTTTTATAATAAATATACATTGCACGGTAAAACTCATAAATTAATTTGGATTTCTGTTTTTTGCTGCTTGCTCCCTTAAGATGGGTGATTTTAGATTGGCCATGATAAATTATCTTCCAGCCAGCTTGCTTAATGCGATAACACAAGTCAATGTCCTCACCATACATGAAAAATGTTTCATCAAGCAAACCCACCTCATCAAGAGCTGATTTTCTCATGAAGATAAATGCTCCTGTAAGGCAATCGATTTCATAAACTCCATCGTCCGGAAGGTTGGTTAAATTATAGTCATCGCCGCTTGTTTTTGTTGGAATATGAAACAGCCTGAAAAATGAATTTTTGACATTTGGAAAAGACCTTTTGCATGCAAGGTCAAGGTCGCCATTTTCCAAAAGAACCCTGCAGCCACATGCACCTACATCAGTGTGCTTTTCCATGTAATTATAGATATTTTCCAGCGTATTTTCCCATACAATTGTGTCTGAGTTTAGCAGAAGTTGATATTTGCCATTTGCTTGTCTTAAAGCTTGATTGTTTCCTGCTGCAAAACCATTGTTTTCAGCTGATGCAATGAATTTTACCTTATCTGAAAAATAATCCTGCAGGCGAGCCAAGCTATCGTCACTAGATGCATTGTCAACTACAAATATCTCTAAATCAAATGGATAGTCATAATCCATAATAGAATTTATAGTGTTTTTTGTTAGCTCAAAGGTTTG
This portion of the Methanobrevibacter sp. V74 genome encodes:
- a CDS encoding Ig-like domain repeat protein, which produces MKKMLLLIVFMMFFVGISCVSAENMNEIGASSSDDVISLDDDSNFIVAKEVNETNLNTDSFEINNENSISSSYNTNLQELNQNDIVKTDELLKKSNNQSNRILKEDNDGNGLLGDGVNLKHIYVSPNGNGSGLDENTPGDFITILKNIEDNTVIHMLNGNYTLLNITPYWDGNFYHYIKIESKNNISIIGENPDKVKIIFSKLNQKKYRPALIFSLINNNNFKFENITFSATKDDPKIRMLRSYFWLNRHSYIFENCRFINARSEQALMERCWITNLTINNCYFTSTDGELIGYEIMGGVDGIVLINNTIFKNCCRYPDGKLILVGNCSIFNSQFLEYENNYLIDLYGGNLTIENNTFDRPYIITLTEDYGTYPNCKNFRSHSTLTFLNGEDSVNVTCGDVINLNASLVDDSGNILSLYKLRFTLFEKNLAYTKGVYNMEVTVPDVPGEYYLDVNDEMFTKYLGNCTVKIPTFIVKEAPTFTFEDKNNSIYGEEVIINIDSPDIENGKLTFTFNNTKIIKNFTNNHCSINLGVLPAGKYTINAYYAGDETFGAKSYSKTYEVNKAESTITLTKNKVNAIKENGEVGFYFSLTEIDNENTIGIILPNNATGKLTFKINNNTKIIDINKRKVLLGTLDNGNYTITVKYNGDNNYNESEEYNFTLINNKPNVNLTLNYNNISYTNPFNINVTLNQNVVKNTILFEVRDLEGNLINSTTGIINNKIASATFTGLNAGEYNIVAIYEGDETYCNSIVSQRFKVDKIDLESFTLKTEKTISIYDNIKVEALIPVNVTGTVTFRLNGYYEITADLSNNHAEAIFNSLSEGNYTIYAIFNGDNNYNPHEENINISVVKADVNLNISVDDVDWGNDLVVVVKTDPRFTGNASIKLDDLEKIVEITEGIGNATFTNLKAGTYTIVVRINETEFFNSTQKNTTATVNKVNSTLTLDDEITFNYGETGLTTVEYTGATNITAEVTEHPEATISIENNKIIISNLNAGKYTLKVTTIPDENHTSIDKTTQITVNKLDSNLTLGDEIIFNYGETGLTTVEYTGATNITAEVTDHPEATISIENNKIIISNLNTGKYTLKVTTIPDENHNSIYGTINITVNKVNAILDIRNEIIYNYGGVGYCDIYSSGVDDLILSIVDHPEAIIKINENGIVNLTGLNAGSYILEVVAVPDNNHNQVTGKTNVTVNKIDSKLTIPNIIFNYGESGNVTANVSNATGLSNVSVIGHPEADIKINGFKIIVSGLNIGTYTLTATTIVDNNYNPVTVNTNIVVNKLPTVISVNNVNTVYDSSGKIIVTLKDINGNTLSGESVTVKVGSISKTLITNAKGQVSVNVASLVPKNYIASIIFAGNDKLNMSSNTAKVTINKATPKLTTKTLKTKTKTKIKKVTITLKNNGKSLKKVKVTLKIKGKLYKAKTNNKGVAKFKVTKLNKKGTYKGTVKFTGNTYFKAVSKKVKIIVKK
- a CDS encoding CoB--CoM heterodisulfide reductase iron-sulfur subunit A family protein, which gives rise to MAEEKRDNNEELRIGVYVCHCGVNIGGVVDCPDVAEYARTLPDVVYATDYKYMCSDPGQAMIQEDIKEKNLNRIVVAACSPRLHEPTFRRCVEEAGLNKFLFEFANLREQDSWVHMSQPEEATAKAKDLTRMAVAKARLLEPLEATKVAVDNKALVIGGGVCGIQTALDLGDMGFKTYMVERNPTIGGRMGQLDKTFPTLDCSMCILAPKMVDCAKHENIELISYAEVKEVDGYIGNFKVTVEKKPRYVNEDLCTGCGACVEACPIEIPNYYDEGVGMVKAAYIPFPQAVPLCATIDKDYCIDCNLCVQACGPEAIDHNQKASTIELEVGTIIAAIGYDPFDPSGIYQYGYGRFSNVITAMEIERMINASGPTGGHVIKPSDGIEPKRVAFIHCVGSRDEQIGKPYCSRVCCMYSMKNAQLCIDHEPDTEVTCYYMDIRAFGKGYEEFYKTSQEKYGIEFVRGKPAQIIENDDLTLTIRAEDTLLGKVTEYTYDLVVLSVGLEHSEGSDDLRQTLGVSKSADGFYMEAHPKLRPVDTLTDGVYIAGVAQGPKDIPDSVAQGSAAASRAAIPMAQGEVEIEPIIASNDETICGACQVCVELCPYGAIAIATGVGGKEFAQINSALCKGCGTCVGACPSGAMNQQHFKTEQIMAQISAALEDLGK
- a CDS encoding AEC family transporter, which produces MNTIEVTILSIIIMIGLGYFLKRIDFLSEKDIDPFNKVVMYILLPCMIFHALYTADISALSKLGVLPFVILASSFATGIVSYFILKRLKLDDIKLWSVLVTVMIANTAFMGYPVTLGIYGQEGFLRAIFCDIATLIIFLMLSFVLILKFGGTVKAAVKKITFFPPLWAVILGLGFNLLNISLGPVIDNTTNYLGQGAIPLIMIALGLSIDFSAISRSKSMIAFTSVIKLAFFPLVAFVIASQISLVDLQYNVSIVEAAMPSGMMSLLLAITYKLDYELTSDCILINTVISLITLPIIIMLI